The following are from one region of the Aspergillus chevalieri M1 DNA, chromosome 1, nearly complete sequence genome:
- a CDS encoding uncharacterized protein (COG:S;~EggNog:ENOG410PQZ2;~InterPro:IPR011042;~SECRETED:SignalP(1-19)): MAHILLSLVIVLLSSIANAFHLHEVYQFPNGTWVENIAIRSNGNLLVTFASTPELWEVIPSAQLGATQARRLHHFPNAKMATGIAELEPDVYAVITPNTIWKVDLNNGIKKTPTRIATLQPARSLNGMAVLNPDTQTLAIADSEAGLVWRLDTKTGNYTVILRDETMAANTKEGVLLGINGLKVHNGHVYYVNSPDRLFCRIPVNTTTGRATGPREIISQGALADDFAISRHGVGYLAGLTDHVITRVMANGTQEVIANSSVLMSATSGAFGRLGGSDVLYITTGGETSHVVNNTSSRGGKVLALSLEP, translated from the coding sequence ATGGCTCATATACTATTGTCCCTTGTTATTGTCTTGCTTTCCTCCATCGCCAACGCATTCCACCTCCATGAAGTTTACCAATTCCCCAATGGGACCTGGGTGGAAAATATCGCCATCCGGTCTAACGGCAATCTTCTAGTGACTTTTGCGAGTACCCCCGAGCTATGGGAAGTCATCCCATCTGCTCAACTCGGAGCCACACAGGCACGGCGTCTCCACCACTTTCCCAATGCCAAAATGGCAACCGGGATTGCAGAGCTCGAACCGGACGTGTATGCCGTCATAACGcctaacaccatttggaagGTGGATTTGAACAATGGTATTAAAAAGACTCCCACGCGGATTGCTACACTTCAACCTGCGAGAAGCCTCAATGGCATGGCAGTGCTGAACCCTGATACTCAAACGCTGGCCATCGCCGACTCTGAGGCTGGATTGGTTTGGCGCCTTGACACCAAGACCGGCAACTATACTGTGATTCTGCGAGACGAGACCATGGCTGCGAATACGAAGGAGGGTGTCTTGCTTGGGATCAACGGGCTGAAAGTGCACAATGGCCATGTCTACTATGTCAACAGCCCCGACCGACTCTTCTGCCGTATCCCGGTGAATACAACGACTGGTCGAGCAACTGGCCCTCGTGAGATCATCAGCCAAGGTGCATTGGCAGATGACTTTGCCATTAGTCGACATGGAGTGGGATACTTGGCTGGTCTTACGGATCATGTCATCACTCGGGTCATGGCGAATGGGACGCAGGAAGTGATTGCGAATTCCAGTGTTTTAATGTCGGCTACTTCGGGTGCGTTTGGAAGGCTTGGTGGTTCGGATGTTTTGTATATCACAACTGGAGGGGAGACATCGCATGTGGTCAATAACACGAGTTCGAGGGGAGGGAAAGTACTGGCGTTGTCTCTCGAACCCTAG
- a CDS encoding uncharacterized protein (COG:C;~EggNog:ENOG410Q2DY;~InterPro:IPR006094,IPR036318,IPR016166,IPR012951;~PFAM:PF08031,PF01565;~go_function: GO:0016491 - oxidoreductase activity [Evidence IEA];~go_function: GO:0050660 - flavin adenine dinucleotide binding [Evidence IEA];~go_function: GO:0071949 - FAD binding [Evidence IEA];~go_process: GO:0055114 - oxidation-reduction process [Evidence IEA]), protein MRVKLGAGHTLHSAYENLERYNLTTLGGRAASVGLGGYTLGGGLSHLSPAYGLAKDNVFEYEIVLPNATVATVNEHTNPDLYFALRGGMNNFGIVTHFTMRAVRQAQFYSGQKSYSADKRDIIADIAYELTTGSGKSDTAMSFYYDFGYDQETDNYTLAFTQEYSRPILNPRPFYRLNRVPSESSSLRIDWSTSFSREVDSATPPGGRNLFATVSYYPSPDIDRQIQDIMIEELQSVKKTPGFLPNLVIQPLYEASIRISKERGGSAAGLDADGPLTVVLLTTLWNNASDDDAMNTFVNNWVEKSTAATKDAGKHHPWMYINYASKEQDPYAGYGEGNLQRLRRIQSSVDPDGVFTSKGLCRGFFKLL, encoded by the exons ATGAGAGTAAAATTGGGCGCTGGTCATACCTTACACAGTGCGTACGAGAATTTGGAGAGATATAACTTGACTACGCTCGGTGGAAGAGCTGCGAGTGTCGGCCTTGGGGGATACACTCTCGGTGGTGGGCTCTCGCACCTTTCGCCTGCGTATGGACTGGCAAAGGATAATGTGTTTGAGTATGAG ATTGTCCTCCCCAATGCCACAGTCGCAACTGTGAACGAGCACACCAACCCCGATCTCTACTTCGCCCTTCGTGGAGGCATGAACAATTTCGGAATCGTCACTCATTTCACCATGAGAGCCGTTCGGCAGGCCCAATTTTACTCTGGACAAAAATCCTATTCAGCAGACAAGAGGGACATCATCGCAGACATCGCCTACGAACTTACAACAGGAAGCGGGAAAAGCGACACCGCCATGTCATTCTATTATGACTTTGGTTATGATCAAGAGACAGACAATTATACCCTTGCATTCACGCAGGAATACTCACGACCGATATTGAATCCCCGGCCATTTTACAGGTTGAATCGGGTCCCATCCGAGTCGAGTAGTCTTCGGATCGACTGGTCGACAAGTTTCAGTAGGGAGGTAGATTCGGCAACTCCTCCTGGTGGTCG AAATCTATTTGCTACCGTGTCATACTACCCATCCCCTGACATTGACCGTCAAATCCAAGATATCATGATTGAAGAGCTCCAATCTGTCAAGAAAACGCCGGGATTCCTCCCAAATCTCGTTATCCAACCCTTGTACGAAGCATCTATTCGTATATcgaaggagagaggaggaAGTGCCGCTGGTCTAGATGCTGATGGTCCGCTGACTG TCGTTCTTTTGACCACGCTATGGAATAACGCctctgatgatgatgctaTGAATACCTTTGTGAACAACTGGGTTGAGAAGTCTACTGCTGCCACAAAAGATGCTGGGAAGCATCATCCGTGGATGTACATCAACTACGCAAGCAAAGAGCAAGACCCATACGCGGGCTATGGGGAGGGGAATTTGCAGAGACTGAGGAGGATTCAGAGCAGTGTTGACCCTGATGGTGTTTTCACTTCGAAGGGGCTATGTAGGGGATTTTTCAAGTTGCTGTAG
- a CDS encoding uncharacterized protein (COG:S;~EggNog:ENOG410PNCK;~InterPro:IPR029062), which translates to MDPKVLIVLTSVAKIPGTDHQIGWFSPEFAHAYYVLKEKAEMVIASPDGGETPLDPPR; encoded by the exons ATGGACCCCAAAGTCCTCATCGTCCTAACCTCCGTCGCCAAGATCCCCGGAACCGACCACCAAATAGGCTGGTTCTCG CCAGAATTCGCGCACGCCTACTATGTCCTCAAAGAGAAGGCAGAAATGGTAATCGCCTCCCCAGACGGCGGCGAAACACCGCTCGATCCACCTCGGTGA
- a CDS encoding DUF3425 domain-containing protein (COG:S;~EggNog:ENOG410PQBQ;~InterPro:IPR021833;~PFAM:PF11905) codes for MAHFEKLNAQRTFTDNTIAVGMTLEWLRDDDSISIYNVASVGFSQDNIPLALRPTPLQRTKPHHPWIDCFPFPQIQDNLIAVEDKFDESELCSDLMAFWDTRNSGTTPLVWGFPWDSNNWEVMEGF; via the exons ATGGCCCATTTCGAGAA ATTGAACGCACAGCGCACATTTACCGACAATACCATCGCCGTCGGGATGACGCTCGAGTGGCTGCGGGACGACGACTCAATTTCGATATACAACGTCGCCTCTGTCGGTTTCTCGCAAGATAATATACCCCTGGCACTACGTCCAACCCCACTGCAACGCACGAAACCGCATCACCCGTGGATCGATTGTTTCCCTTTCCCCCAGATCCAGGATAACCTCATTGCCGTGGAGGATAAATTTGATGAGTCGGAGCTCTGCAGTGATTTGATGGCGTTCTGGGATACCAGGAATTCCGGGACCACGCCTTTGGTATGGGGATTTCCGTGGGATTCGAATAATTGGGAGGTGATGGAGGGGTTTTGA
- a CDS encoding uncharacterized protein (COG:S;~EggNog:ENOG410PJQT;~InterPro:IPR017946;~SECRETED:SignalP(1-15);~go_function: GO:0008081 - phosphoric diester hydrolase activity [Evidence IEA];~go_process: GO:0006629 - lipid metabolic process [Evidence IEA]), whose product MKGLGFLALLPLVAARSLRPRSTACNNSPDLCSKSYGEITHLGAHDSPFVRDASTDYSTAGDQYYGTTDQLSAGVRLLTAQIHKKDSAWHLCHSSCELMDAGTLTSWLTDIKKWMDSNPNEVVTILLVNSDGASASDIHSAYQSSGLSDLTYTPASSGSWPTLQSMIDDGKRLVTFVTALDGSTSSDTSYLLDEWTYVWENPYEVTSASNFSCTPDRPSSVSDNLSAALQSSKMPLMNHFLYQTTILDIQYPNSSYVSTTNAPSGGTGNLGDTAKKCKQEYGGRQPTFILVDFFNEGPAIDTVDSLNNVTNAVGRKEISTGSTSDGSTYGNVFKGLVEMVNKAKSGSNPSMADWVWVGGDWGSLLGGGIALN is encoded by the exons ATGAAAGGATTAGGATTCctcgctcttcttcctctcgtGGCCGCAAGAAGTCTGCGTCCACGCAGCACCGCATGCAACAATTCCCCCGATCTATGCTCCAAATCCTACGGCGAAATCACTCATCTAGGCGCCCACGACAGTCCGTTTGTACGAGATGCATCGACGGATTACTCAACTGCGGGGGACCAATACTACGGGACAACAGATCAGCTGAGTGCTGGTGTTCGGTTGCTTACCGCGCAGATTCACAAGAAAGACTCCGCGTGGCATCTATGTCATTCGAGTTGTGAGCTGATGGATGCGGGGACATTGACGTCGTGGTTGACGGATATCAAGAAGTGGATGGACTCGAATCCGAATGAAG TGGTGACTATTCTACTGGTGAACTCGGACGGTGCTTCGGCCTCAGACATCCATTCGGCGTACCAGTCGTCTGGTCTCAGCGACCTTACCTATACCCCGGCCTCCTCCGGCTCGTGGCCGACGCTTCAAAGTATGATCGATGATGGAAAGAGATTAGTGACCTTCGTGACAGCGCTGGATGGCTCCACCAGTTCAGACACCTCCTATCTCCTGGACGAATGGACCTACGTTTGGGAAAACCCGTACGAAGTGACCTCGGCGTCGAATTTCTCCTGCACCCCGGACCGGCCCTCGAGTGTCAGCGACAATCTCTCGGCCGCGCTACAGTCGAGCAAAATGCCGCTCATGAACCACTTCCTGTACCAAACCACCATCTTGGACATCCAGTACCCCAACTCCAGTTACGTCTCTACAACCAACGCCCCATCCGGAGGAACAGGAAACCTGGGTGACACTGCGAAGAAGTGCAAGCAAGAGTACGGCGGCCGGCAGCCCACCTTCATTCTGGTGGACTTCTTCAACGAGGGACCCGCCATCGATACCGTGGATAGCTTGAACAATGTCACGAATGCCGTGGGTCGCAAGGAAATCAGCACAGGCTCGACGAGCGACGGGTCTACTTATGGCAATGTCTTCAAGGGACTGGTGGAGATGGTCAATAAGGCCAAGTCTGGATCAAACCCCAGCATGGCTGATTGGGTTTGGGTTGGTGGAGACTGGGGgagcttgcttggtggaggAATTGCATTGAACTAA
- a CDS encoding thiamine-binding protein (COG:S;~EggNog:ENOG410PQQV;~InterPro:IPR002767,IPR029756;~PFAM:PF01910), whose product MSTSELPTPAKCTADFCLIPMGTSNPSVSAQIADVQRLIEKSGLKYTMHSAGTTLEGPWDRVYQVIGQAHTMLHEQGILRIQTDIRTGSRTDKAQTAEDKVNKVRQLLGKD is encoded by the exons ATGTCTACCTCCGAACTCCCAACCCCAGCCAAATGCACGGCGGATTTCTGCTTGATCCCG ATGGGAACATCTAATCCCTCTGTATCCGCTCAAATCGCCGACGTCCAGCGTCTTATTGAAAAGTCCGGCCTGAAATACACCATGCATTCTGCGGGGACTACGCTTG AAGGACCCTGGGATAGAGTATACCAGGTTATCGGACAAGCACACACTATGCTCCATGAGCAGGGGATACTGCGGATCCAGACGGATATCCGGACTGGATCGAGGACGGATAAGGCGCAGACGGCTGAGGATAAGGTGAATAAGGTACGGCAGTTGCTGGGCAAGGATTAG
- the IPK1 gene encoding inositol-pentakisphosphate 2-kinase (COG:S;~EggNog:ENOG410PS6V;~InterPro:IPR009286;~PFAM:PF06090;~go_function: GO:0005524 - ATP binding [Evidence IEA];~go_function: GO:0035299 - inositol pentakisphosphate 2-kinase activity [Evidence IEA]), translating to MTNPDRLEFPSGAQLAYLAEGGANVIYRIIWAPAPAGPKQKDAAPSKEQMSIPPMLRGKLLRLRKETKSGISYQEISRNFDRIIRPLFQPEEVVDQTLVQLPRGLVQQCNERLRAAELNGTRPRRRCGVYLSLNEPFGLLVTDMTTFTDPGMIMAELKPKWLLQSPSAPPDARRCRTCALRDMKNRESRKVCGSEDKSFCPLGLVSDKFEHVLRATRFVKGCQDQDRLARFLHRNSTLLKLQSHQKAMRDVGLHGQSAQSSEKSLAMTLRDCTMFIKMPLDGEGTVEVRLGDLDLKTGAGGKAQYWLDLENRLISQGWYLGTNCGQTSSECVLQGSSKHSHH from the exons ATGACCAATCCCGATCGCCTAGAGTTCCCATCGGGAGCTCAACTTGCTTATCTCGCTGAGGGGGGCGCGAATGTAATTTACCGAATCATATGGGCGCCAGCGCCAGCGGGGCCTAAGCAGAAGGATGCTGCGCCTAGTAAGGAACAGATGAGTATACCTCCCATGTTGCGGGGGAAGTTACTCCGACTACGCAAGGAAACCAAGTCTGGGATTTCGTACCAGGAGATCTCGCGCAACTTTGATAGAATCATTCGACCGTTGTTCCAGCCCGAGGAGGTAGTGGATCAGACCCTCGTCCAGCTGCCCAGGGGACTAGTGCAACAGTGCAACGAGCGGCTACGTGCAGCCGAACTCAATGGCACGCGTCCTCGCAGACGATGCGGGGTGTATCTGTCGCTCAACGAGCCCTTTGGGTTGCTAGTGACGGATATGACAACCTTTACCGATCCAGGAATGATAATGGCAGAACTCAAGCCAAAGTGGCTCCTCCAGTCTCCATCTGCACCACCGGATGCTCGACGATGTCGTACCTGCGCATTACGGGACATGAAGAACCGCGAATCTCGAAAAGTGTGCGGATCAGAAGATAAATCGTTCTGCCCTCTTGGTCTTGTCTCGGATAAGTTCGAGCATGTCTTGCGCGCAACTCGGTTTGTCAAGGGCTGCCAGGACCAGGACCGTCTGGCGCGGTTTTTGCACCGGAATAGCACCCTGCTGAAGCTCCAGTCTCATCAAAAGGCCATGCGCGATGTTGGCCTGCATGGACAATCTGCACAGTCAAGCGAAAAATCGCTTGCTATGACTTTGAGGGACTGTACCATGTTTATCAAG ATGCCACTGGACGGAGAAGGAACCGTCGAAGTCCGTCTAGGAGACCTCGATCTTAAGACGGGGGCTGGGGGCAAGGCGCAGTACTGGCTTGACTTGGAGAATCGACTTATCTCCCAGGGGTGGTATTTAGGAACCAACTGTGGGCAGACTTCGAGCGAATGCGTCTTGCAGGGTTCGTCGAAGCATTCACATCATTAA